From Medicago truncatula cultivar Jemalong A17 chromosome 7, MtrunA17r5.0-ANR, whole genome shotgun sequence, a single genomic window includes:
- the LOC25480388 gene encoding F-box/kelch-repeat protein At3g23880 → MSQLPEVILPNEVITEILSWLPVKSLMQMKCVSKSWKTLISHPPFIKMHLSRSARNPYFSSIVPTRGYYFLENRYSFVHFPVSCLLENRWIKHPKDPYYRLSDKNCRVVLGSCNGLICLAGYSINECAKYKTVWFRFWNPATRNISQVLGSDVYFNDMHISRFTVFVFGYDSSTDTYKVVALSSTGNEMRVFSLGDNVWRYIQRFPFGARPVFRNSSLCDGVYLDGTVNWLAYRSDRNCVKKFVIISLDLATETYTEMLLPFDEGLHVWGNVCVLMNSLCVYQDLKETDFVIWKLMEFGNENSWIQFLRFSYHDVQLYHEIGPSTLFRIRPLHLSENGDTLVLANNQNDRAILYNRRTNKARKTIMFNNISWLSIHDYVESLVLIR, encoded by the coding sequence ATGTCACAGTTGCCAGAAGTAATCCTCCCTAACGAGGTTATCACTGAAATACTATCGTGGCTTCCGGTCAAATCTCTTATGCAAATGAAGTGCGTCAGTAAGTCATGGAAAACTCTTATCTCTCATCCTCCATTCATCAAAATGCACCTTAGTCGATCTGCACGAAATCCATACTTCTCATCAATAGTCCCTACACGAGGTTATTATTTCTTGGAAAACCGATATAGTTTCGTACACTTCCCTGTTAGTTGTTTACTAGAAAACCGTTGGATTAAACATCCTAAGGATCCATACTACCGATTGAGCGACAAGAATTGTCGCGTGGTTCTTGGTTCCTGCAATGGATTGATCTGCTTGGCCGGTTATTCTATTAACGAGTGTGCTAAGTATAAAACAGTTTGGTTCCGTTTCTGGAACCCCGCTACCAGAAACATTTCTCAAGTATTAGGATCTGATGTCTATTTTAATGACATGCATATTTCAAGATTTACTGTGTTCGTGTTTGGTTATGATAGTTCAACCGACACTTATAAAGTTGTGGCCTTAAGTTCAACTGGTAACGAAATGAGAGTCTTTAGTTTGGGTGATAATGTTTGGAGATATATTCAAAGATTTCCATTCGGTGCTAGACCAGTCTTCCGCAATTCCAGTTTGTGTGATGGTGTATATTTGGATGGCACTGTTAATTGGTTGGCCTATCGTAGCGATCGTAACTGTGTTAAGAAATTTGTGATTATTTCTCTAGATCTAGCTACAGAGACATACACAGAGATGCTTCTGCCTTTTGATGAGGGGTTACATGTATGGGGAAATGTTTGTGTGTTAATGAACTCCCTATGTGTTTATCAAGATTTAAAGGAAACTGATTTTGTTATATGGAAATTGATGGAATTTGGAAATGAAAATTCTTGGATCCAATTCCTTCGATTTAGCTATCACGATGTTCAATTGTATCATGAAATTGGTCCTAGCACACTTTTCAGAATAAGACCATTGCATCTATCTGAGAATGGTGATACTTTGGTTTTGGCAAACAACCAAAATGACCGAGCAATTCTCTACAACCGGAGAACGAACAAAGCAAGGAAAACTATAATGTTCAATAACATATCTTGGTTATCCATCCACGATTATGTCGAAAGCTTGGTTTTAATCCGTTGA
- the LOC25480387 gene encoding F-box/kelch-repeat protein At3g23880, with protein MNTNPPNSRRLRPRSNPSPVLSDELFPEILSWLPVKSLMQMKSVSHTWNTLISDPKFVKMHLHRSKRNPYFWYRGEPHADFNYNFLHFPVSRVLQNNWITVPKDPYYYLKDKDCVEIVGSCNGLVCLLGFSYDETLDYKNIWLRFWNPATRKISDKLGYNYKSSVMFCKFVFVYDNSTDIYKVLELSLSGDSDPHTKTTVRVFSLANNVWRTIPSFPVVPLEVWKRKGYDGVHLNCTVNWLANKSEWWNDTSGEFVILSFDIGREKYTQLLPPQGYDNGGAAPSICVLKDSLCLYHDFKKTDLVIWKMTEFGNENSWTQFHKVSYHNIHTNYEYAGSRLLILKPLHLSENGETMVLADIVQNRAILYNLRTNKAKKTTFNKKIRWFPMKDYVESLVSTS; from the coding sequence ATGAATACCAATCCACCCAACTCACGCCGTCTCCGACCTCGATCCAATCCATCGCCGGTCCTCTCCGATGAGCTTTTCCCCGAAATCCTATCATGGCTTCCAGTCAAATCATTGATGCAGATGAAGTCTGTAAGTCATACTTGGAACACTCTCATCTCCGATCCTAAATTCGTCAAAATGCACCTTCATCGTTCTAAACGAAACCCTTACTTCTGGTACCGTGGTGAGCCGCATGCTGATTTCAATTACAATTTCTTACACTTCCCTGTTAGTCGTGTACTGCAAAACAATTGGATCACAGTTCCTAAGGATCCTTACTACTATTTGAAGGACAAGGATTGTGTGGAAATTGTTGGTTCGTGTAATGGATTGGTTTGCTTGCTAGGTTTTTCTTATGACGAAACTCttgattataaaaatatttggttacGTTTCTGGAACCCCGCCACCAGAAAAATATCTGATAAATTAGGGTATAACTATAAATCTAGTGTGATGTTCTGTAAGTTCGTGTTTGTTTATGATAATTCAACCGACATTTATAAGGTTCTGGAATTAAGTCTCAGTGGTGATAGCGATCCTCATACGAAAACCACAGTGAGAGTTTTTAGTTTGGCGAATAATGTTTGGAGAACTATTCCAAGTTTTCCGGTAGTTCCTCTTGAAGTGTGGAAACGGAAAGGGTATGATGGTGTACATTTGAATTGTACTGTTAATTGGTTGGCCAATAAGAGTGAATGGTGGAATGACACTAGTGGCGAATTTGTGATTCTTTCATTTGATATTGGCAGGGAGAAATACACACAGCTTCTGCCCCCTCAAGGTTACGATAATGGTGGAGCAGCGCCGAGTATTTGTGTATTGAAAGACTCCTTGTGTTTGTATCATGATTTCAAGAAGACCGATTTGGTTATATGGAAGATGACAGAATTTGGAAATGAAAATTCTTGGACTCAATTCCACAAAGTTAGCTATCACAATATTCATACGAATTACGAATATGCTGGTAGCCGgcttttaatattaaaaccaTTGCATCTTTCTGAGAATGGTGAAACAATGGTATTGGCGGACATTGTTCAAAACCGAGCGATTCTTTATAACCTGAGAACAAACAAAGCAAAGAAAACTACATTCAACAAAAAGATACGTTGGTTCCCAATGAAAGATTATGTCGAAAGCTTGGTTTCAACTTCTTGA